One stretch of Saccharopolyspora erythraea DNA includes these proteins:
- a CDS encoding CHAT domain-containing protein: protein MSAGTAVRTVGETRIETALGWRGRASTAPEEALRHAERWLSEPVRDVEFRVLARHVAALAEVERGRLRDARKHARLGLTAARRGGLEEREAQLRLTLAWIEFDRGMADACWEHLLAAEPRLRGRDRRRAVCLRGLLYCQNDRFPEAITQLTEALAQLDPDQISGCEDSVPEEPERSQECQSKEDLRWVANALLGRGLAWMYSNGLEEAEADLARAERIFASADQPGRAAGCRHNRGCVAFRAGDLPRALRLYSAALSMGLDTESNPEALVDRAEALAAAGLTAEARTEMERAADRLAARGRAVRLAETRLALAGCALRDGDARAAVEAAGAARRLFRAQRRPAWAALAAATEWQAKLRNGHRSRYALVAARRAGVVCAGFGWSAAAAELWLVAGRVAGGAGMPALSRKLLSLAAASSEDPRAGASQLAVGWHARALLAEQAGDLPGVFAACRGGLRAVESYAAAMAAFELRVHTFGLAADLAGTAVTAALRVGDPELVLRWTECARASALQRRALQPPADPELRRSLVELRAAVADTRGSRNGAALRRVEALEGRVRRRAMLVNGATEGAWGRWELGDVVAELGDAVLLNFFTVDGRLRAVSIVDGVVRLHALGAESAVVGEVARLRNFLSRQAEKPDSAVRAMFDGWVLGSAEIIAERVLGPVAGELERGRPLVVVPTGSLHALPWAALPPLRGRGVTVAPSLRCWLRGAADIAETTPGAREVWVAGPGLEHAEREVADLHAAAGGELLTGADATAERVLDTVDGAGTVHVAAHGRFRGDQPLLSCLELADGPLYGYDLDRLHRGPTTVVLSACEVGQSAISPCDQLSGLAAALLGRGTATVIASVIPVPDERTAEVMVALHSALRRGVPPATALAQAQAAHGESGFVCLGCGGR from the coding sequence TTGAGCGCCGGGACCGCCGTCCGGACGGTCGGCGAGACGAGGATCGAGACCGCGCTCGGGTGGCGGGGGCGTGCGAGCACCGCTCCGGAGGAGGCCCTGCGCCACGCCGAGCGCTGGCTGTCGGAGCCGGTTCGCGATGTCGAGTTCCGGGTGCTCGCCAGGCATGTCGCCGCCCTGGCGGAGGTCGAGCGGGGCAGGCTGCGGGACGCGCGCAAGCACGCGCGGCTGGGCCTGACGGCGGCGCGGCGCGGTGGGCTGGAGGAGCGCGAGGCCCAGCTCCGGCTGACTCTCGCCTGGATCGAGTTCGACCGGGGGATGGCCGACGCCTGCTGGGAGCACCTCCTCGCCGCCGAACCACGGCTGCGCGGGCGGGACCGGCGGCGCGCGGTGTGCCTTCGCGGGCTGCTGTACTGCCAGAACGACCGGTTCCCCGAGGCGATCACCCAGCTCACCGAGGCTTTGGCGCAGCTGGACCCGGATCAGATCTCCGGGTGCGAGGACTCCGTGCCGGAGGAGCCCGAGCGCTCGCAAGAGTGTCAGTCGAAGGAAGACCTGCGGTGGGTGGCCAACGCGCTACTCGGACGCGGGCTCGCGTGGATGTACTCGAACGGCCTGGAGGAGGCCGAAGCCGACCTGGCGCGCGCCGAGCGGATCTTCGCCTCGGCGGATCAGCCCGGACGGGCTGCCGGTTGCAGGCACAACCGCGGCTGCGTGGCGTTCCGGGCCGGCGACCTGCCCAGGGCGCTGAGGCTGTACTCAGCGGCGTTGTCGATGGGCCTCGACACCGAGTCGAACCCGGAGGCGCTGGTCGACCGCGCCGAGGCGCTCGCCGCGGCCGGGCTCACCGCCGAGGCGCGCACCGAGATGGAGCGGGCTGCGGACCGGCTGGCCGCGCGGGGACGGGCCGTGCGGCTTGCCGAGACCAGGCTCGCCCTCGCCGGGTGCGCTCTCCGGGACGGCGACGCGCGGGCGGCTGTCGAAGCCGCCGGTGCGGCCCGGCGGTTGTTCCGCGCACAGCGGCGTCCCGCCTGGGCGGCGCTCGCGGCGGCCACCGAGTGGCAGGCGAAGCTGCGCAACGGACACCGCTCGCGGTATGCGCTGGTCGCGGCGCGACGGGCGGGCGTGGTGTGCGCCGGCTTCGGCTGGTCCGCGGCGGCAGCGGAGCTGTGGCTCGTCGCGGGGCGCGTGGCGGGCGGAGCCGGTATGCCCGCGTTGTCGCGCAAGCTGCTGTCCCTCGCGGCGGCCTCGAGCGAGGACCCGAGGGCGGGTGCGTCGCAGCTCGCGGTCGGCTGGCACGCCAGGGCGCTGCTCGCCGAGCAGGCAGGGGACCTGCCGGGCGTGTTCGCCGCGTGCCGGGGCGGGTTGCGGGCGGTCGAGAGCTACGCGGCGGCCATGGCTGCGTTCGAGCTGCGAGTGCACACCTTCGGGCTGGCAGCCGACCTCGCGGGCACAGCGGTGACCGCGGCGTTGCGCGTCGGCGACCCGGAGCTGGTGCTTCGCTGGACCGAATGCGCACGTGCCAGCGCGTTGCAGCGCCGGGCGCTGCAACCGCCTGCCGATCCGGAACTGCGCCGCTCGCTGGTCGAGCTGCGCGCGGCAGTGGCGGACACGCGCGGTTCCAGGAACGGTGCCGCGCTGCGGCGGGTCGAGGCGCTGGAAGGCCGGGTGCGCCGTCGCGCGATGCTGGTCAACGGTGCCACCGAGGGTGCGTGGGGCCGCTGGGAGCTCGGCGATGTCGTCGCCGAGCTCGGTGACGCGGTGCTGCTCAACTTCTTCACCGTCGACGGTCGGCTGCGCGCTGTGTCCATTGTGGATGGAGTAGTGCGGCTGCACGCGCTGGGAGCCGAGTCCGCCGTGGTGGGCGAGGTGGCGAGGTTGCGCAATTTCCTGTCCAGGCAGGCGGAAAAGCCCGACAGCGCGGTCCGTGCGATGTTCGACGGCTGGGTGCTCGGGTCCGCCGAGATCATCGCCGAGCGGGTGTTGGGGCCGGTCGCCGGTGAACTGGAAAGGGGACGCCCGCTCGTGGTCGTGCCCACCGGCAGCCTGCACGCGCTTCCGTGGGCGGCGCTACCCCCGCTGCGCGGGCGGGGCGTGACCGTCGCGCCTTCGCTGCGGTGCTGGTTGCGCGGAGCGGCCGACATCGCCGAGACCACTCCCGGGGCCCGGGAGGTCTGGGTCGCGGGGCCCGGCCTGGAGCACGCCGAGCGCGAGGTCGCCGACCTGCACGCGGCCGCAGGTGGCGAACTGCTCACGGGAGCCGACGCGACGGCCGAACGCGTTCTGGACACAGTGGACGGAGCAGGCACCGTGCACGTCGCCGCCCACGGCCGGTTCCGCGGCGACCAGCCCCTGCTCTCCTGCCTCGAGCTCGCCGACGGTCCGCTCTACGGCTACGACCTGGACCGCCTGCACCGCGGTCCGACGACCGTGGTGCTTTCGGCGTGCGAGGTCGGCCAGTCGGCGATCAGCCCCTGCGACCAGCTCAGCGGGCTGGCCGCCGCGCTGCTCGGCCGCGGCACGGCAACCGTGATCGCCAGCGTGATCCCGGTTCCGGACGAACGAACGGCCGAGGTCATGGTCGCATTGCACTCCGCGCTGCGGCGCGGGGTGCCGCCCGCGACGGCACTGGCCCAGGCGCAGGCGGCACACGGCGAATCCGGGTTCGTGTGCCTCGGATGCGGAGGACGCTGA